The window CGGGTGGGAAGGATTTGCAATCGACTCGTGCATCCTTAAGGATGTTATTTCAAGATCGAACGACCTGAAGGTTTCGAAGGGTAGCCAGGAAACATATTTCCTTTCAcctttattttaaactttctcAATAACGACATTTAAAAAGTTCGATATCCTAACAGGATATTACTACCTATGCGACGTCGAGTACCCCAACATTGAGGGTTTTTTGGCTCCTTATAGAGGACAAAAATACCATCTATAGGAGTAGCGTAGAGCGAGAACTGCACCTTCAATAGCGAAAGAGTTCTTCAACATGAAATATTCTTCTACGTGGAATGTGATTGAAAGAGCTTTCAATTTGTTGAAGTGTCGCTGGAGAATCCTTCGAGGAAAGTCTCATTAATCGGTATAAGTCCAATGTCGCATCATACTAACATGTTGTCTACTACACAATCTCATCAATAAAGAGTCGACAAACGCTGATATACCGAAGGATATGGATGAGGGTGATTTGACCTATGCAACAACTGCATGTGACGACATTCACTACATAGAGACCTCAAACGAATGGAGTCAATGGAGGGATGATTTAGTTGAAGAAATGTTCAGTAAATGAGAGTTACGTAATCAGTAACACCCCTAGTGTAGCAGTAGtacatttttacatttatttgttaatgATGCCCAAtgtacttgttttttttttccatacaatttaaattttttttgtgattgtatCTGTGTACCTACGACATCAATGAAATACTAAAAAATCACTTGAAGCACAATGTATTATGTTTGATGTGTTTATGGCTTGTGTCACTCATTTGATTAACAtgtttacatttattttctagtATGACAAGTTTTTCACAGGCCCTTAAACACTTAGGGACGAAAGAGGAGGAGTCAACCCTGGTTGAGTGATTGGTGAAGTTGGCCTCCGTTGGTGGCTAGAAGTTAGAAAACGAGACCTTTAGACCCAACTACCTGGCACAGCTACAAAGAATGATGGTGGAGAAGATGCCAAGATGTAACATCCAGGCTTCCCTGACTATTGATTGTCGGATAAATACCCTAAAGAGAACATTCAGGTTATAGGAGAAATGTGCGGCTCATCGTGTAGTGGATTTGGTTTGAATGATGAAGTTAAGTACATCATGTAGAGAAGGAATTGTTCGATAATTAGGTGAAGATAGGTTATTCATTAAGTCAACCGTTATTCGtttataatagaaaaaaactaacatttaactaaaacattttaatagtCATTATGCTGCCAAGGGCCTCCTAAACAAATTATTTCCTCATTACGACGACTTGTACTACATATTTCAAAAAGATCGTGCTATGGGAGCATGCACATATACATTCTCTAATGTAGGGTCGAATGTGTCTGGAGGGTACGAGGGATTTTCCGTCGGTGATGAAAACGATCCAAAAATTCCTATGATGTATAGTCAAGGACTAGACATATGACCTAATGACATCATGGGCACACAACCTAATCACTTAAGTTAGGGTAGGATTGGTTCAAGCGAATCCAAAAAGAAGTGGGGAGGCCAGGTGACTAAAACTGTGGAAATCATTTGCAATGCAATAGAATATGTGAATGACCAGTTGAAGGCCATTGCAAAATGGCCAAATTTACAACGTCAAGATGCTTGCGCCTCCAGTACAGAAGTCGTGAGACAGTTGCAAAGAATCCTTAAATTGAGTACCTACGATAGGGTGCACCTCATGTGGATAATAATGTGCAATGTTGATGAAAGTATTCTTACAGGTACTCGATGAGCTAAAATTGGACCATTGCATGATCATTATTGAAGATAACACTTGCGTGATTATCCCTTTCCTTCGTTTGTTCCGTTTCTCTATTGCTTCATATGCTTGAATGTATTTGTCGTAATTTCGATATGTATTATAAATTACTATTGTATGATCGCTTGGTTGTATTAATGAAGTTATGTTTAGGAAAAtgcatatttgaaatatatttttcattgctTTGCTACTAAAGTTACAAATAGCATCGATGTATGCTTCAATTAGGATGAATTACAATAACCTAATTTAATGATGTAAGTAGTATGTCGAGATAAATAGgtaagaaaatttaataatagtGGTTTGTGTTTACATATTTTCCATTACATGtgtatgcaaaaaaaaaaaaaatcaaaacaaaagagTGGTGAAACGTaacaatttaataacaattttatggaATGAACATTGCAATGAAGAAATTtaaggaaaatgatttttaaaaaaatattgcatctcgtttctaaaattaatttatgatgttttagaaacgaaaaaaaaaaattgttaacaaTCTTCATCCCAAACATAGTCTACAATAACaaagattataatatattgacctcaaacacaaactattataacacAGACTATCATACTCCTTGGTTGAAACGTAGACTACCATAACACATATATACTATCATGTAACTCTAaaatgattataatatttagatTATGATAGATGGCCTATTAAAGGTTGGTAATTGGTTTTGGATGAATTTAGTTAATAGTTAAGAAGGTAGATAATAATGAGTGTGGCGTGGGACGCTATATCTAAGTCCCTAAAATGACGAGCCCGGTGTGGAAATGGGCAGCTGACATTGAATTGTTTGGTCCACGTGCGTCAAATCAGTTGGGTAGGGTCAGCATCAACCTGTCCTCATCTGGTAACATTATCATCATTACTCCccttcaattatttgttttaattcatGTTTTCCTTCGTATCACACAGTACGCGCGTGACTTCACAGTGCCATATACTCCTAATTAACCCTCTTCTTAATGTCTACTTCAGGGATTTCACCCGCCCAAAAAGTTTATCCTCCGATTGGGATCGCCCCATCCCCAACCATTTCCTACGCCTCACCagatttttatcaaaaaatcttttgctttttcattttactctTTTGCCCCCCCCTCttcttttaatctattttgttACGCCACAACCCTTGCCCTTCTTCTCCCATCTCTTTTCCTCTGCaccatgttttcttttttcctttttttccagTGCCTGCATTTTTATGGACCAAAATGCCCTCTGATGCccctaaattaaaactaaatcaaataaacttaCTCATTTTATCgttatttatgtataaaagTAATTCAAACTTACTTATACATGATCTaagtttgatataaaattatcatGCCCTTTCAGTTTACCTTTTGTTGATGgtgataaatttaaataacacTTGGTCTTATATAccaatctaatttaatttggttaaaGCTAAAACTTTGTTTAGCTTACTGTTTTAAACCTAACGTTTTTGTGAgtaaatttaactttgaaatCTCTTagtttactttatatatagtttcaaCCAAGAAGACAAGAAGGTTCAAACACTTTGTCTAAGTCAACGTTAAGCTGATCACgatataattgtatttttactttttttttttttaataatctgCTGCATTAtaatgttgattttgtttcacCATTTAAATAATAGTGCAAGCTTTTAGACCAATCTAGCGCTTAAGCTATACTAATCACGTCCTTAATATGagtataaagaaaattatttatgatataCTTACCAATATTACATATGTAAACAAAGAACTCTCTcatctaaaattaaaacccaagattctattttctttttcccttttccttgACCTTAATCTTGAAAACTGCTTCTATGTGTTCTCGAGATACTCAAAACATTTGGGATTATTATCTCAAGGAGATACTGTCCAAATTTTATGAACTACAGGATACTATGAaatcttcatatttttcttttagtacaacaattgGTAATTGGTGAGAGAGATTCGaactacaaattttttattattaatcagTGTATTAAGATGTCAATTGAGTTAAACCTATTGCTAacaattgatatatattcttaaatcttattatattatagttttCTTTAGAAATTTTGTAGTGGAtgacaatttaaatttagtgaTTTGTACGCTTGTCACACAATTTTTTCCGTAGCAGatatgacataaaaaaaaaagtcaaactcAAGTGAAATACCAAATACCGTTGATATACACTTTATTCAcctaatacatatatttatatatataaatattgaaaaaatatatatatatattaaagatttttaatttaaaggaaATTAAGTAAATATGTCTAATGACATTTGGATAACTAAAACAATGtgacatttttgtaaataagttggtatttatcaactttaaggcaaaaagaaaaaaaaaacttgagaCATTTTTCGACGGGTGTTGGGACAAGGAATGATTTATTATAGTTCTATATGTTATTATACTTTGAATTATACTTCTATGTGTATGGTGCACCAAGTGGATATGAAGTGTGTATCAAATGTGTACCATTGTATATTCAAATGTGTATCGCATGTATTAAGTGTATATCAAGTGCCTGTTAAAAGAGTATTAAGTGTATATCATAGGTGATCAAATCATACCGACGTAAATATCAACAGCttatcgagtgtatcaaatatattaagtATAACAATATGCATCAATGAGTATATAAAGCGCATTAgatgtatcaaatgtatatcaCGTGTATCATGCATAAATTGAGTTGTATTTgtcattttgataaatataaataaatttatagggtaaacttaattatttaaatttattttggttagaggtagttcattttcatttttcttcttttactttctttactttgaatttaaataagaGATGAAAGGCAAGATCATAGTAATGAGTAGAATTAACATatctaaaacttaaaagaggatgtggtaaaatattaaagaaaaaaaagaagctttTGAAACTAACCCATAATTAGTAATGATTTCAAAAGAACACTCAATTTTGTTGCCACCAAATCTGTAAAAACCTTGAAATTTACACATGGAATGATAATGCTAATCAAAATGTCTCTCAAATGGCAATCTCGACTATACCCTACTAAATGGTCAACCTACCCAAGTTTGACGAAACTATTAAatgcaaaatagaaaaaaaaaaaaaaaaaaaactataataataaaatacattttcatcACGATTTGACTATTTAGCAACCTTGGAGTTGGATGCTAAAATATCCATCTCTTTAATAACAACCtcatggatatatatatatatatatatataattatgcatttttttattcactttctaaatattttaaaaaatgtttgaaaaattaattcaaacttatatcttataaatattttgttaaatttatttctcatttttaaatgattttttattttctatattttatatttaattgtcGGCTATATTATCACGACATATTagaatattgtatatatatatatatatgtactaataatactattttagttattgtaatttagaaagattattctttaatttatgttagATAAATAtactctaaaatttaaatgtatttgagaACATATCcatataatgtatttttttttataatgaaaagtataatattattattatttaactaatatcGATAagagtaaaatatttattaaaagtacaacaaataaaaaattgatatttaaaagtataataagtaaaattgtaaattacaAAAGGGAAAGCgatgtatataatattatgatttttaagaaagaaaaattcctCAAACATGGGGGAATCCGTAATCAAAGATACCTCAGAAGGGGAGAAGCGTAATTTGACATCTACCCAAACTCACCTCATTCTCATTCTTCCTCTAAACAGTCcttttctctctatctctctcctCTCAGTtgtcacttttttctttctggcTCACAAAAACCACACTCTTAAACCTCATTCTCTCTGTGTCTGTGTAATTCAGCCATGGGTACCCTGTTTGGGAGAATTCAGATCTCAATACTCATCATCTTGTTAATGGGTCTATGCAGCAATTGTGTTGAAGattcttcttccattcattCTCTTTTGCGATCGATGGGGCCACCGGCAGGGCTTGTTCCCAAGCAAGCCAAATCTTACACACTCGCTGAAAATGGTCGTTTGGAAGTGTATTTAGATGCTCCGTGTATGGCTAAATATGAGAATAGAGTGATTTTCGACACTGTTTTTAGTGCTAATCTTAGCTATGGAAGCTTGATTGGTGTGGAGGGTATGTCTCAAGAAGAGCTTTTTCTGTGGCTACCTGTTAAAGATATCATTGTTAATTACCCTACTTCTGGTGTTATTCTTATTGACATTGGTGTTGCTCATAAACAACTCTCTTTGTCTCTCTTTGAAGATCCTCCTGACTGTAACCCTCAAGGtgaactttttcattttccttctctccatttttttttaacattaatgTCTTCTGgcttgttcttctttttctttatttctatcaatggttgtttcttttcctcaattgatggatttttccttttattgatggatttttccttttgccactctttttttttttctcctttcgTTCTCTTTCAATTGATGGGGTTTCCTCTCTTCTCTCATCAATGTCTTCTTTTAGCTCTGTTTTTGCCTTTGATTCTCTTTAAATTGATGGGATTTCTTTGTCTTCTCTCATCGATGGCTTCCAGTGGCTCTGTTTTTCCCTTGGCTACTTCTTTACTTCCTCTCTGTTTCACTCTAAATTGATGAATGATTAATGGGTTCCTCTGGCTCTCTGTTTCCATCTGTTTTTGGCCTCTGCAcacttcttcttctatctCTAAATGGATGGGTTCTCTCTATcttccatcatttttcttataattaatggctttttttttgttcttcttcttttaatttcattccaCTGTCTCTAAGATAGCTTCACAATCACAATGAACAGTTATGTTTGTTTGCCTTCCTCTCTCTGAATTAATTGCTTTCTTCTTATCTTTCATTCAATTAATGTCTTGTTTTCCCAACCAACCCATACCTTTTgctttccctttttcttcttcttctgtggATCCATTTCTCaccttcttccattttcaccATTAatggcttcttcttcttcttaccTCTCTAAATCATATTTGGTGAATCCCATTAATTTGTACTtccaaaacaaacaatgaaGGGAAAAGTCATAGACAACAAAACATGGGGAACTTGCAACttcaaattcattattttagaCACAGTAATagagatttgttttttgttctgtAATTAATGGTTGGGTTttctttgtgtttgtttttgcAGTTACATTGAGGAATCCTTTGAGGAGGCAAAGAGGCTTTGAATCTCTAAGATGAAAGGGCAAacaacacataaatatatatatatatatatatgtcaaatTCAAGTTTCCaacttttgtatttatatcattttattgtaataatttcattttttttcgaaaaaaaaaaacagaaaccaATTGTCACACTTTAGTATATAATGAGAGCTTGTGTGGTGAAATTTTGGAATTAAGTTTCATTTCCAATTGTCACACTGGATGGTTCTTGTGtgatttgtttataatttaatttgtgcgtttgaagaaaatggtttaaaatgagtttaaaccCTAACATTGTTAATGTGTTTCTTTCATCCTTAACTTTTAAAGTGATTGTTTTAATCctgatttgattttagttcATCAACTATCAAAATGACCAAAGATGATATTttactctctcttttttccatataattttcatttgaaaaatgcTTGTGTTTTAACCTATTGGTTTGATATAATGTTCATCAGCATTCATGTCATGTTTTTAATGTGTCaaaattgaatgaataaacataaaaattgaaattactgtagatattttgaaaatggaagggCCAAATTGGCTAAAACttctacaaaatcaaaattaaatagtcTTCCTATAATTAAATGTTTCCCCTTTTTGCATGAGAGACTAACACCATGTTTTTGTACTAAAATGAAAGATGTTGTTCCTTTCAAAAGAGTAATgatattcaaatttacaattgtaaaaaaaaaaaaaaaacattcaatttATAAGTCATGCCaagtttagtttctttttaaagaaagaaaagaaactaagaactattaatttgaaaataaaactttcccaaacaacaaattattttgagtCTTTTGAAAGTGAAAGGttaaaattaggataattaCTAGATCAAccttaattgtgtttagataTTGGTGTAAATAAGCTTTCAGAAAAGTGAAACTCTCAATATCCTTAATAAAATCCCAAACACACTTAtatcttaaaattatatttcccTTTTATTGTTCctaaattacaatttctttgaaaataaaaaagattaggTAAGGAAAGAAGCAAAGCAAAGGATATTGTAATCTAGTTATTGTCTTTCTTAAGGCCATGTTTggttctatatatttatatactaattggcattgtgtttgattttttatgattCCTATTTGTCCTCAAATTTCTCCACCAAAGCAAAGGATCAAAATTCTCCTTATGCTCTATAATACCCTTTGTCTCTTTGCCTTGCTTTGCtcaatattcatatttttaattttatttatttcctttcccTTTCAGCTCCTCAAAGTCACCCATCTTGTTTCTTCACACTattctcaattaattaattcacatGTAGGTTTGGgagataatatttttaaagcaagttaaattaccattttattcTCTCATGTATTgactatattataaaaaaaaaatcttaaatataattatctatatacttttaatttattttacgaAAACAGTATTTAATCCTGattcttataaataatatatgatagtgaagatttaaaataaaatattacaccTTTTGGCTGAAGATTATAGTTTGGatatttttagttcaattaatatattatccATACATTTAGTTTGAAGGACTAGAAGGTAGCTAAACTTTTAGGtttctatttgatttattttgtataatatattgaGTAAGAGAGAAATTGAAGGTAGGagttgaaaatcaaagataGGAACTGATGTGAAATTAGTTAGGttaatttttgtcatttaattttgtaagtaaaattgatttatttattgggGTTTTCCGAGAATAATCATGGGATTTTGTTAGCATTATTATCAATAATGATAAATGATAACATTTGGGGtaatttccaatttcatttaatatattatttggtGTCCGTCAATAATTATGCGATTTTCGCGGCATTATTatcaataatgataaaaaaaaaagtgggcTCCCGAGGTTTTGTTTTACGCCAAAATGTGGGTCCACTGACAGATCGTTAGGTGGACCCACCATTCACATGCATAATGTCCAACGTGGGCTCCACGTAATTACTGTTTGCCACCTCATATGTCCATTtgtgaaaaaattaatgagtTTTATACCCATATTTGCACATTTGTTGACGTGGACTAGACCTTCTAGGTCCcacataagaaaattttgcTGACActttctttcatatttatcaataatcacattttagtgtttttttcctctcttccCTCTCAATTTGGGTTTGTATGACATCAAAACTCCATCACAAAAATATTGACTCCAGTTTATTTTGGTAATggaaatttgagttttatgtCTTTTATGGTATCCTACAAAGTTTCCTacattaaaaatgttatattacCAATTTCAAGATTAGAGATTTGAGTTATATGTGTTGGTATCAAATTTTGGTCCAACTAAATTGTATTCGACTTTCATCGGACAGCtactataaatttgtatttttaaggGAAGAGAGAACCtacaaaacaaataagaaaaaaaaaatgcttcgAAACCTAAGCCTGTAATAGGGTTATAGAATAGATAAGAAGTTAgaagtttaaattattctttttatatgcGAAGATCAGCCCTTTTACAGgtttttctacttccaatcCTTTTCGAAATAACAAAGTATAGTTGTTCCCTATCCCATCTCAGTTTTGGAGCGAGCCAAGTTAGGTTATGCCGAATTTTCTGGAACCTTTGGGTTTTATGCTCAGCTCGAATTCGGTTGAGTTAATCTGCGACTACTCTTCTTCAAGACCCACACTCTACACAGGTTGAGTCGACCCTACCAATTCTATCTTGTGAGGTTTGACCTAGCCCTGGTCAAGCTCGATCATGGTGATGTTAGTTGAGCCCAATCCCTCTACCTCGATTTGTTCCAAACTCTCCATTTTGCCCTTCGGTCCAGACTATCCCATAACATTATCCCCCACTTCCAAGTTTGATGCTCGAGACTCAAGGTTCTTGGAAAACTAAATTGGAATTAAAGTTGTTGATTgctttttgttgattttatctCATTTTATGACACATTTACCCATCTTTAACTATTTTAGTCTTATCCTACTCGATCTTCCAAGCTTACCCTTTAATCTCATATCTGCCTAGAGAAtccaattgaaaattttttccTGTGGAAGAAACTACAATCGGGTTCCTAACATGCATTCATCATAATTAACTAGCGTTAAAGGACAAATTTACAACACACTCATCATTTTTTTCGAGGGGCATGAATGTACAACGTTGAAGTTTGTTGTCTCTTGGGATCTAACCCTCGAAGACAGACCTTATAAAAACTATTAACCATATTGCCAATTCCATCTAGTTTTTCTCTAATCTTCTTCGTGCTACACTTAAATGGAGCTAGCTTGCGTACCTTTCTTTTCTGTATTTTTGGTTTGCACCTTTTTTTCCCtcatttgaagtttgttgCTTCAATCCagaatttttctttgtagCCCTCGTGCTTTCCAAACTTCATTTCATTCTCAACCATTTTTTGGTTATACACTTGATTGATGAGTCATGTTATTGGTTGACTTTGGGTAGTTTTTTTGTCGTGTCAGTTGATGTCAACACACCTCAGCCTTGTTTGCTGCACCATGCTCGATCAAATCAAGTCGAATTGAACCTAACCCAACCCAGTCTAGTCAAGCTAAACTGTTTGTTCGATTAGTTGACACTCACATATTTCAGCCTCATCTATTGCTCCATGTTTGGTCATATCAGTCACGACCATCACTTTGGGCTCCTGACTTGAGTTAAGTTGAGTCGAGTTTAGCCAAGTAAAACCTCTTATTTTGTCTTGTTTTATTGACACTTAGTTTGCATACTTTAGCCTCGTCAGTCATTCCCTATCTGGTCATATCAATCACGATTTCATCATATTGAGTTCAAGAGTAGAGTTAAGTCGAGCCACACAAAATCGAGTTGAGCTTAGCCAAGCCATATGATCTTCAAGATGCTATGGTTGCATATGAAGCTCACTAAAGCATGAAATATAACCTTCACCATCATCTTAAAAGAAGTTCTTAATACCTTTTAGATGACTTTGAGAAGTACCACCAAGATCGTTACGTGTTTACTTCTGACTCTGATGGTTCTGAGAATGGAGACCCTGATTTTATGAATGGTAATCCTCCTCAAAATAATGAGTGATCCCTCTTGTTCTACTTtatgaagggataaaagccctaTGACAGCGGAATAATTTAAAGaaccatttctcaaattaatttgagaatcttaaaataccggtacattggcaaaattttagaatcaaaattctaaatagattctaagcatgcttttaaagATAAGATACGAGAACTTACTTTCGATGACGTCtctaaatttacaaatcaATCTCCAAATTAGGACACCACCCGtcggagaccttcctatcctcTGGGattggattggtttgtgggaaccaattgggatgggaaAAGAATTAGAGATATTTGTGAGAAACTCTTTTTGCAAAGAGAAAAagcttttgcttttttcttaatgaatttcgttgaagaaaactatttttttccagATATTTATAGCTCTATTTCCTTCttggaatatgaaaatgagTAAGAATCATGAGTTTCTTAATATCaactatattaattaattaacaattaatcaattagttaataattaatttaattatatttaattaatatttcattcaaatcttatttgaataaatatctctcaaatatcttatacatttatattaatataattaattaaattattaataaaatcatatttaattaatatctctgcaatatcatttcataaatttaattaaataaaaataattaattaattctctaattaattaatagctaaattaattataagatatttaacttaaattaaatttgaatcatattcaaataaagtttctctcataaccaataatttaaatatgaatccaattcacattaatatttgaataagttcaaatattttatctcttataaattaattttgaatcatatccaaaattaaatttataataaagtttcacaaactttatattataatgtatcactatacattaaactaattctctaagtatatttgaatatttcaaattacaaccaatataaataaatctcattaccctttacgagctaggaagtggacctaatggacctacagattagaagctacaacgatatgagattaattggctaaattcattaaccacattaatcaatattcgttaactgtgtgtacactctactaaagactcacagctgaactcttctcactgtagatatgTTTCTGTGTC of the Cucumis sativus cultivar 9930 chromosome 3, Cucumber_9930_V3, whole genome shotgun sequence genome contains:
- the LOC101218420 gene encoding uncharacterized protein LOC101218420; protein product: MGTLFGRIQISILIILLMGLCSNCVEDSSSIHSLLRSMGPPAGLVPKQAKSYTLAENGRLEVYLDAPCMAKYENRVIFDTVFSANLSYGSLIGVEGMSQEELFLWLPVKDIIVNYPTSGVILIDIGVAHKQLSLSLFEDPPDCNPQVTLRNPLRRQRGFESLR